Proteins co-encoded in one Candida albicans SC5314 chromosome 3, complete sequence genomic window:
- the ZFU2 gene encoding Zfu2p (Zn(II)2Cys6 transcription factor; regulator of yeast form adherence; mutants display increased colonization of mouse kidneys; required for yeast cell adherence to silicone substrate; Spider biofilm induced), translating into MSKRRTVKRSRNGCLSCKKLRIKCDESKPTCEYCLHTNRQCIYTIPKLQEYLDTFTSSSDLLEAISNCEELLSSTTSTGSVTTNTTNTTTTTTTTSINNNNNTTIMTEYSSPVEKDHLHRELILTQPTTILGISKFELKLLKFYDYQCISMFSYGHNQEIHNTWKYKVPHLFIQSQLVRNSIFALASMVLQSTITPAFNDSLQIAQIQNNLFNSTLEYFLDVLNQTKSIINGCPETIDFQNVTTAKELTVSSTILFTILAINPNRLLPLISFDKSQSDFISISKGVVMIIAKASPIVFGSDLIGIIYYGTLNGVNPPNLNNPTFPIIKNLINDLNNNNNNIYDYSSSTYELLYESLDILNKGMYATQSFEFPVPFFRWINLISDDFRQLLYDQDEFALRLLFVFSSLCLYAGFSLNDEFNIWKDFIDWYKHDQEGKYNGQFKYLMDGKLYQLIIVEKKRCNKFKEFPELDVN; encoded by the exons ATGTCTAAAAGAAGAACGGTGAAACGATCAAGAAATGGTTGTTTAAGTTGTAAAAAATTACGAATAAAA TGTGATGAATCTAAACCAACATGTGAATATTGTTTGCATACTAATCGACAATGTATATATACGATTCCTAAATTACAGGAATATCTTGATACTTTCACATCATCTTCCGATTTATTAGAAGCAATACTGAATTGTGAAGagttattatcatcaacaacgAGCACTGGCAGTGTCACTACCAATACCACCAATACCACcacaactactactactaccagcattaataacaacaacaacaccacaATAATGACAGAATATTCTCTGCCGGTTGAAAAAGATCATTTACATCGAGAATTAATTTTGACACAACCAACAACGATATTAGgaatatcaaaatttgaattaaaattattaaaattttatgATTATCAATGCATTTCAATGTTTTCATATGGTCATAATCAAGAAATCCATAATACTTGGAAATATAAAGTACCgcatttatttattcaaagTCAATTAGTTCGAAACAGTATATTTGCCCTTGCTTCAATGGTATTACAATCAACTATAACACCAGCTTTTAATGATTCTTTACAAATTGctcaaattcaaaataatttatttaattccACATTAGAATATTTTTTAGATGTTTTGAATCaaaccaaatcaatcaTTAATGGATGTCCCGAAACTATAGATTTCCAAAATGTTACAACTGCTAAAGAATTGACAGTTAGTAGTACAATATTATTCACTATATTGGCAATTAATCCTAATCGATTATTACCATTAAtatcatttgataaatctCAATCAGATTTcatatcaatttcaaaaggTGTAGTAATGATAATTGCTAAAGCTAGTCCTATAGTATTTGGATCGGATTTAATTggaattatttattatggAACATTAAATGGTGTTAATCCACctaatttaaataatccTACTTTCCccataataaaaaatttaatcaatgacctcaacaataacaataacaatatttaTGATTATTCATCTTCCACatatgaattattatatgAATCATTagatattttgaataaagGTATGTATGCTACTCAATCTTTTGAATTCCCAGTGCCGTTTTTCCGTTggataaatttaatttctgATGATTTCCGacaattattatatgaTCAAGATGAATTTGCTCttagattattatttgtgtTTTCTAGTTTGTGTTTATATGCTGGATTTAGTTTGAATGAtgaattcaatatttggaaAGATTTTATAGATTGGTATAAACATGATCAAGAAGGGAAATATAATGGACAATTCAAGTATTTGATGGATGGgaaattatatcaattgataatagtGGAGAAAAAACGatgtaataaatttaaagaatttCCTGAACTAGATGTTAATTAA
- the MET8 gene encoding bifunctional precorrin-2 dehydrogenase/sirohydrochlorin ferrochelatase (Putative bifunctional dehydrogenase and ferrochelatase with a predicted role in siroheme biosynthesis; regulated by Gcn2p and Gcn4p) yields the protein MSSSETSEIKGSLLLAWQVKDKHCLVIGAGDVALSRIHHLIKAQAKITVVTGASKIHPQIIELNNQGKLYNFFQRDYQSNDLTIYENINSRINDLDLINSENYNLIDQQVYQEMFAVVCCCIDDYELSTKIYYQCKYLRIPVNIADKPPLCDFYFGSMINQDNLQIMISTNGKSPRLSRMIKDNISKEFENVNLNQAVENLGLIRSRLREMILIDDDLNTIDTRMTWIKNLTDFFTLKQWSEINLIPPSSTPPYDNRFQYVDNIINYFPDYPPKDYEEFKDAIIR from the coding sequence ATGTCTTCTTCAGAAACATCAGAAATAAAAGGTTCATTACTTTTAGCATGGCAAGTTAAAGATAAGCATTGTCTTGTAATAGGTGCAGGTGATGTTGCATTATCACGtattcatcatttaattaaagCTCAAGCCAAAATCACGGTTGTAACAGGTGCATCAAAAATTCATCCTCAAATcattgaattaaataatcaagggaaattatataattttttccaaAGAGATTATCAATCTAATGATTTAACCATTTatgaaaatataaattctcgtatcaatgatttagatttaatcaattcggaaaattataatttaattgatcaacaaGTATATCAAGAAATGTTTGCTGTTGTATGTTGTTgtattgatgattatgaattgTCAACAaagatttattatcaatgtAAATATCTTCGTATTCCTGTCAATATCGCTGATAAACCTCCATTATgtgatttttattttggatcaatgataaatcaagataatttacaaattatGATTAGTACTAATGGGAAATCTCCTAGATTATCAAGAATGATTAAAGATAATATAtctaaagaatttgaaaatgttaaTTTAAATCAAGCCGTGGAAAATTTAGGGTTAATAAGAAGTAGATTAAGAgaaatgattttaattgatgatgatttaaataCTATAGATACAAGAATGACTTGgattaaaaatttgacGGATTTTTTCACATTAAAACAATGGAgtgaaataaatttgatccCACCAAGTTCTACACCTCCTTATGATAATAGATTTCAATATGTTGataatatcattaattatttcCCAGATTATCCACCTAAAGATTATGAAGAATTTAAAGATGCCATAATTAGATAA
- a CDS encoding uncharacterized protein (Ortholog of Candida albicans WO-1 : CAWG_03032): MKTQSLSILWLRLYILILFIRNCLCDEKIIDSSKYGRLTITNNTSQDTLEVANTLPNSQPKMFMHKTETYSVEVINATTLSENTRKKRFDVSGPVRTPAQANVCVLGAAFSYQVMKDIPNGIKYLLKTDQCQTDLAMVEVYRDIDVYWQAGEITGSCDLIRKSEIIELVLQEQIDEVYNTRICAFQCIKLRRGLDWTFYLKFGTSRDLVQYTECSSKTGGFSECREGEINDI; encoded by the coding sequence ATGAAAACTCAATCCTTATCTATTTTGTGGTTACGGTTATAcatattgattttatttattagaaaCTGTCTTTGTGATGAGAAAATCATAGACAGCTCTAAATATGGAAGATTAACTATCACCAACAACACTTCCCAAGACACTTTAGAGGTTGCAAACACTCTACCTAATTCTCAACCAAAAATGTTTATGCACAAAACTGAGACGTATTCCGTTGAAGTAATTAATGCTACTACCTTGTCTGAAAACACACGAAAGAAAAGGTTTGATGTGTCTGGACCTGTTCGAACACCTGCTCAAGCAAATGTTTGTGTTCTAGGTGCTGCCTTTAGTTACCAAGTTATGAAAGACATACCTAATggaattaaatatttattgaaaacgGATCAATGTCAGACAGATTTGGCAATGGTTGAAGTATACAGAGACATTGATGTATATTGGCAAGCTGGTGAAATCACTGGATCTTGTGACCTCATACGAAAATCtgaaataattgaattggtATTACAAGAGCAAATTGATGAAGTATACAACACACGTATTTGTGCTTTCCAATGTATTAAGTTAAGGCGTGGTTTGGATTGGACgttttatttgaaatttggaACCAGTAGAGATTTGGTTCAATACACAGAATGCAGCAGCAAAACAGGAGGATTCAGTGAATGTAGAGAAGGTGAAATTAACGATATTTGA
- the GCD2 gene encoding translation initiation factor eIF2B subunit delta (Putative translation initiation factor; genes encoding ribosomal subunits, translation factors, and tRNA synthetases are downregulated upon phagocytosis by murine macrophage) gives MADVEKKPEAVSSDPAEKKLSNKELKELKKKEKAAKRAAQKEAIGITPEQQKKIAEQKIEKKKQQQTTSASNVKKQLNQTIVKDERKVPALFGHLETREQRNAASPTISNVVHPTILSLTLKYSSYKVVGSSSRLSNMLQAFKQVIQDYSTPENTTLTRHLTAHLSHQIEFLKTGRPLSVSMGNAIRWLKQEISVISIDTLEAKAKEILCTKIDDFIKEKIVLSDRLIVDSASRHICNGSTILTYGHSQVLEELFKYCVVEQGKKFNLIIVDSRPLFEGKKLLKNLVSTSLEEKVETNSVSSLTMEKVPITQSHISVQYVLINALSSTLLEDVDCVFLGAHAMLSNGRLYSRVGTALIAMMSHTRNIPVLACCESVKFSDKVQLDSVTTNELADSEDLIQGIDSKKPPQKQSFALEQFLKESEQENKQPKQVKGKSEADATADQSDDSEPLKNWQDVKNLNIINIMYDLTPPEYINKVITELGALPPSSVPVILREYKNA, from the coding sequence ATGGCTGACGTGGAAAAGAAACCGGAGGCGGTCTCCTCTGATCCAGCAGAAAAGAAACTTTCAAACAAGGAgttgaaagaattgaaaaagaaggaaaaggCAGCCAAAAGAGCAGCCCAGAAGGAAGCCATTGGGATCACTCcagaacaacaaaagaaaatagcCGAACAAAAgattgaaaagaagaagcagCAACAAACTACATCAGCATCAAATGtaaagaaacaattgaacCAAACTATTGTCAAAGACGAAAGAAAAGTTCCAGCTTTATTTGGCCATTTAGAGACTCGTGAACAAAGAAATGCCGCATCACCAACTATTTCCAATGTTGTACATCCTACCATCTTGTCCCTAACATTGAAATATTCTAGTTACAAAGTTGTGGGATCAAGTTCAAGATTGAGCAACATGTTACAAGCTTTTAAACAAGTGATCCAAGATTATTCAACCCCTGAGAACACAACATTGACTAGACATTTGACAGCTCACTTATCCcatcaaattgaattcttgAAAACGGGCCGTCCTTTATCAGTTTCTATGGGTAATGCAATCAGATGGttgaaacaagaaatatctgtgatttcaattgatactTTAGAAGCCAAAGCTAAAGAAATACTATGCACAAAgattgatgatttcattAAGGAAAAAATCGTTCTTTCTGATCGTTTGATTGTGGATTCAGCTTCAAGACATATTTGTAATGGGTCTACTATTTTAACTTATGGCCACTCACAAGTATTAGAAGAGTTGTTTAAATATTGTGTCGTTGAACAAGgtaaaaaattcaatttaataattgtgGATTCTCGACCTTTATTTGAAGGgaagaaattattgaaaaacttGGTGAGTACATCTTTGGAAGAAAAGGTTGAAACAAATTCTGTTTCTAGTTTGACAATGGAAAAGGTCCCAATTACACAAAGTCACATTAGTGTTCAATATGTTCTTATCAATGCCTTGTCATCAACTCTTTTAGAAGATGTGGATTGTGTGTTTTTGGGTGCCCATGCAATGTTATCCAATGGACGTCTTTACTCCAGAGTGGGTACTGCTTTGATCGCTATGATGAGTCACACCAGAAATATCCCGGTCTTAGCCTGTTGTGAGTCTGTCAAATTCTCAGACAAAGTGCAATTAGACTCTGTCACAACTAATGAATTGGCTGATTCTGAAGATTTAATTCAAGGTATTGATTCCAAGAAACCACCACAAAAACAATCATTTGCATTAgaacaatttttgaaagaaagtgaacaagaaaacaaacaaccaaaacaaGTTAAAGGTAAGCTGGAAGCAGATGCTACCGCAGACCAATCAGATGATCTGGAACCtttgaagaattggcaAGAcgtgaaaaatttaaatataatcaaCATTATGTATGACTTGACCCCACCAGAGTATATCAACAAAGTTATCACAGAATTGGGTGCGTTACCTCCTTCTTCTGTTCCTGTGATTTTAAGAGAGTATAAAAATGCATAA
- the PRO2 gene encoding glutamate-5-semialdehyde dehydrogenase (Putative gamma-glutamyl phosphate reductase with a predicted role in proline biosynthesis; regulated by Gcn2p and Gcn4p), producing MTAETIAKAANSAFASLKTLTNDQRSLALQKIHDALLTNKDKILESNKLDMENAQSQNLSSSLIKRLDLSNPGKYDSMLQGILDVAQLPDPMGKITLAKKLDEGLNLYRVTAPIGVLLIIFESRPEVIANITALAIKSGNSAILKGGKESYQTFKIMSEIINQTLQIETDVPRDAIQLIQSREDVADLLNQDKYIDLVIPRGSNELVRNIKSNTKIPVLGHADGICSIYVDEKFDIIKAKKIIVDSKTNYPAGCNAVEQLLINSHIPQQQIIEILQILIAAKVTIHVTPEIKQIISSGDNININIKGDDYIKDVEADSFDKEYLSFDISVKLVDNVDEAIKHINEHSSKHTECIITEDKAIAEKFLKSIDSAGIYWNASTRFADGFRYGFGTEVGISTNKIHARGPVGLEGLMSYQYQLKGDGHIVGEYVGGGGNKLFIHEDLSTN from the coding sequence ATGACAGCAGAAACTATAGCTAAAGCTGCCAACTCTGCTTTTGCCTCattgaaaactttaacCAATGATCAAAGATCATTAGCTTTACAAAAAATCCATGATGCTTTATTAACCAACAAGGataaaattcttgaatCCAATAAATTAGATATGGAAAATGCCCAATCCCAAAatttatcttcatcattaattaaacGATTAGATTTATCCAACCCGGGGAAATATGATTCTATGTTACAAGGTATATTAGATGTTGCTCAATTACCTGATCCAATGGGGAAAATCACATTGGCGAAAAAATTAGATGAAGGATTAAATTTATATCGAGTTACTGCTCCTATTGGagtattattaattatatttgaaaGTCGTCCTGAAGTTATTGCAAATATTACTGCTTTAGCTATTAAATCGGGGAATTCGGCTATATTAAAAGGTGGTAAAGAATCTTATCAAACATTTAAAATCATGagtgaaattattaatcaaactttacaaattgaaactgATGTTCCTCGTGATGCTatacaattgattcaaagtAGAGAAGATGTGGctgatttattgaatcaagATAAATATATCGATTTAGTTATTCCTCGTGGGTCTAATGAATTAGTTCgaaatattaaatcaaatactaAAATCCCTGTATTGGGTCATGCTGATGggatttgttcaatttatgttgatgaaaaatttgatattattaaagctaaaaaaattattgttgattcaaaaacaaattatccCGCTGGTTGTAATGCTGTTgaacaattattaataaattctcATATtcctcaacaacaaattattgaaatcttACAAATATTAATTGCTGCTAAAGTTACCATTCATGTCACTCcagaaatcaaacaaatcattTCAAGTGGtgataatatcaatatcaatatcaagGGAGACGACTATATTAAAGATGTTGAAGCGGATTCATTTGATAAAGAATATCTTTCATTTGATATTTCGGTGAAATTAGTTGATAATGTTGATGAAGCCATCAAACATATTAATGAACATTCATCAAAACATACTGAATGTATTATTACTGAAGATAAAGCTATTGCTGAAaagtttttgaaaagtATTGATTCTGCTGGTATTTATTGGAATGCATCAACAAGATTTGCTGATGGATTCCGGTATGGATTTGGTACTGAAGTAGGTATTAGTACCAATAAGATCCATGCTAGAGGTCCTGTAGGATTAGAAGGATTAATGAgttatcaatatcaattgaaaggTGATGGTCATATAGTTGGAGAAtatgttggtggtggtggtaataaACTATTTATTCATGAAGATTTATCTactaattaa
- a CDS encoding aminophospholipid-translocating P4-type ATPase (Aminophospholipid translocase (flippase); maintains membrane lipid asymmetry in post-Golgi secretory vesicles; contributes to clathrin-coated vesicle formation and endocytosis; flow model biofilm repressed), with protein sequence MSNYNRTDNSKSNANPNPNANPNNPFSDNANNLIDLDLESNPYGDFNPNHVYPQTQRNTTTNTTTTTTTPHDPFADQFVLTDDSDEDNDDDDDVDGHNAHNTSFASSSQNRQVPLLNTANIPKSPTNRFFNTHNTNNNEYINMTDKQETSRDFDITHIFRKLKSKITGKPANLGLNDRQQSHQQQQPREINIMNHSANAGFGYYGNHISTTKYNIATFLPKFLFEQFSKYANLFFLVTSIIQQVPHVSPTNRYTTIGTLIVVLVVAAIKEMFEDIKRANADKELNRTKVLVLDPVTGNFTLKKWIKVQVGDVVQVLNEEPFPADLILLSSSEPEGLCYIETANLDGETNLKIKQAIPETAHLVNPRDLVKDLNNAQILSEQPNSSLYTYEGNLKNFRRGPDIPLSPEQMLLRGATLRNTQWINGVVIFTGHETKLMRNATAAPIKRTDVERIINLQILALFGVLIVLALISSIGNVIKVKVDGDKLGYLQLEGISMAKLFFQDLLTYWILFSNLVPISLFVTVELIKYYQAFMIGSDLDMYYEETDTPTGVRTSSLVEELGQIDYIFSDKTGTLTRNVMEFKSCSIGGRCYIEEIPEDGHAQVIDGIEIGYHTFDQLHADLKNTSTQQSAIINEFLTLLSTCHTVIPEVTEEKINYQAASPDEGALVQGAADLGYKFTIRRPKGVTIENTLTGNSSEYELLNICEFNSTRKRMSAIFRCPDGVIRLFCKGADTVILERLSQDEPQPFVDSTLRHLEDFAAEGLRTLCIASRIISDEEYNSWSQTYYEASTSLDNRSDKLDAAAELIEKDLFLLGATAIEDKLQDGVPETIHTLQQAGIKIWVLTGDRQETAINIGMSCKLLSEDMNLLIINEQTKNDTRLNLQEKLTAIQEHQFDAEDGSLESSLALIIDGHSLGYALEPDLEDLLIELGSRCRAVICCRVSPLQKALVVKMVKRKKKTSLLLAIGDGANDVSMIQAAHVGVGISGMEGMQAARSADVSIGQFKFLKKLLLVHGAWSYQRLSNAILYSFYKNIALYMTQFWFVFTNGFSGQSIAESWTLTFYNVLFTSLPPFVLGVFDQFVSARLLDRYPQLYQLGQKRKFFNVAIFWTWILNGFYHSAVIFLCSFFIYRYMNVASNGQTTDNWSWGVAVYTTCTLTALGKAALVVTMWTKFTVIAIPGSFLLWLGWYPAYATIAPMINVSDEYRGVLRMTYPLITFWGMVFGVAILCLLRDFAWKYFKRRYNPESYHYVQEIQKYNIQDYRPRMEQFQKAIRKVRQVQRIKKQRGFAFSQVEGQDQDKIVRLYDTTKKRGVFGELSESK encoded by the coding sequence ATGTCCAATTATAATCGGACAGATAATAGCAAATCTAATGCTAATCCCAATCCCAATGCTAATCCTAATAATCCCTTTTCAGATAATGCTAATAATCTTATTGATTTAGATCTAGAATCAAATCCTTATGGAGATTTCAACCCTAATCATGTATATCCTCAAACACAACGAAACACGACCACTAACAcgaccaccaccacaacaacaccCCATGATCCATTTGCtgatcaatttgttttaacAGATGATTCAGATGAAgacaatgatgatgatgatgatgtagATGGACATAATGCTCATAATACTTCTTTCGCTTCATCTTCACAAAATAGACAAGTACCTTTACTAAATACAGCTAATATTCCTAAATCTCCTACTAATAGATTTTTCAACACCCAtaataccaacaacaatgaatATATTAATATGACAGATAAACAAGAAACGTCACGAGATTTTGATATAACCCATATTTTCcgaaaattgaaaagtaAAATAACTGGTAAACCAGCCAATTTAGGTTTAAATGATCGACAACAAtctcatcaacaacaacaaccaagaGAAATCAATATAATGAATCATTCAGCTAATGCCGGGTTTGGTTATTATGGGAACCATATATCAACgacaaaatataatattgCCACTTTTTTAccaaaatttcttttcgaACAATTTAGTAAATAtgccaatttatttttccttGTTACATCGATTATTCAACAAGTACCTCATGTTTCCCCCACAAATAGATATACTACCATTGGAACATTAATTGTAGTGTTGGTTGTTGCTGCCATTAAAGAAATGTTTGAAGATATAAAACGTGCCAATGCtgataaagaattgaatcGAACTAAAGTTTTGGTGTTGGACCCTGTAACCGGCAATTTTACCTTGAAGAAATGGATTAAAGTTCAAGTGGGAGATGTTGTCCAAGTATTAAATGAAGAACCATTCCCTGCtgatttaatattattgagtTCTTCTGAACCAGAAGGGTTATGTTATATTGAAACTGCAAATTTGGATGGAGAAActaatttaaaaataaaacaagcTATACCAGAAACTGCTCACTTGGTCAATCCTCGAGATTTAGTTAAAGATTTAAATAACGCCCAAATATTATCTGAACAaccaaattcttcattataTACTTATGAAgggaatttgaaaaatttccGTCGTGGTCCCGATATCCCGTTATCACCAGAACAAATGTTATTAAGAGGTGCCACTTTAAGAAATACTCAATGGATTAATGGGGTAGTTATTTTCACGGGTCATGAAACTAAATTAATGCGTAATGCAACTGCAGCTCCAATTAAACGTACTGATGTGGAAAGAATCattaatttacaaattcTTGCATTATTTGGtgttttgattgttttagCATTGATTTCTTCCATTGGTAATGTAATTAAAGTCAAAGTTGACGGTGATAAATTGGGGTATTTACAATTAGAAGGAATCTCTATGGCTAAACTTTTTTTCCAAGATTTATTGACTTATTGgattttattttccaatttggtCCCCATTTCATTGTTTGTCACGGttgaattgatcaaatattatcaaGCATTTATGATTGGAAGTGATCTTGATATGTATTATGAAGAAACTGATACACCCACGGGAGTAAGAACATCATCActtgttgaagaattgggacaaattgattatattttcaGTGATAAAACCGGTACATTAACCAGAAATGTCATGGAATTTAAATCATGTTCTATTGGTGGTCGATGttatattgaagaaatccCTGAAGATGGACACGCCCAAGTAATTGATGGCATTGAAATTGGGTATCATACttttgatcaattacatgcagatttgaaaaatactTCGACTCAACAATCAGCgataattaatgaattctTGACATTACTAAGTACTTGTCATACTGTTATCCCCGAAGTGactgaagaaaaaattaactaTCAAGCTGCCTCTCCTGATGAAGGAGCACTTGTACAAGGTGCCGCTGATTTGGGTTATAAATTCACCATTCGTAGACCAAAAGGGGTCACCATTGAAAATACTTTAACTGGCAATTCATCAGaatatgaattattaaatatttgtGAATTCAATTCTACTAGGAAAAGAATGTCGGCTATTTTCCGTTGTCCAGATGGAGTGATTAGATTATTTTGTAAAGGGGCTGATACAGTTATTTTGGAAAGACTTTCCCAAGATGAACCTCAAccatttgttgattcaaCTCTAAGACATTTAGAAGATTTTGCTGCTGAAGGATTGCGTACTTTATGTATTGCTTCACGTATTATAtctgatgaagaatataATTCATGGTCACAAACTTATTATGAAGCATCTACTTCATTGGATAATCGTAGTGATAAATTAGATGCTGCTgctgaattgattgaaaaagatttatttttacttGGTGCCACAGCTATTGAAGATAAATTACAAGATGGCGTCCCGGAAACAATTCATACTTTACAACAAGCAGGAATCAAAATTTGGGTTTTAACTGGTGATAGACAAGAAACCGCCATCAATATTGGGATGTCATGTAAATTACTTAGTGAAGatatgaatttattaatcatTAATGAACAAACGAAAAATGACACAAGATTaaatttacaagaaaaacTTACTGCTATACAAGAACATCAATTTGATGCTGAAGATGGATCTTTAGAATCATCACTTGCATTAATTATTGATGGACATTCCTTAGGTTATGCCTTGGAACCAGATTTAGAAGATTTACTCATTGAGTTAGGTTCACGTTGTCGAGCTGTCATTTGTTGTCGTGTTTCACCATTACAAAAAGCTCTTGTGGTGAAAATGGTGAAacggaaaaagaaaacctcattattattagccATTGGTGATGGTGCCAATGATGTTTCTATGATACAAGCGGCTCATGTTGGTGTAGGTATTAGTGGGATGGAAGGTATGCAAGCAGCAAGAAGTGCTGATGTATCGATTGgtcaatttaaatttttgaaaaaattattattagttcATGGTGCTTGGTCATATCAACGACTTTCAAATGCAATTTTATATTcattttataaaaatattgcTTTATATATGACTCaattttggtttgttttCACTAATGGATTTTCTGGTCAATCAATTGCTGAATCATGGACTTTGACATTTTATAATGTATTATTTACTTCATTACCTCCATTTGTCTTGGGGgtatttgatcaatttgttaGTGCTAGATTATTGGATAGATATCCtcaattatatcaattggGTCAAAAACggaaatttttcaatgtgGCGATTTTTTGGACTTGGATTTTAAATGGATTTTATCATTCAGCAGTGATTTTCTTGTgttcatttttcatttatagATATATGAATGTGGCATCAAATGGTCAAACCACCGATAATTGGTCTTGGGGTGTCGCCGTATATACCACATGTACATTAACAGCATTGGGTAAAGCGGCATTAGTGGTTACCATGTGGACAAAATTCACTGTTATTGCCATTCCAGGgtcatttttattatggTTAGGTTGGTATCCTGCTTATGCAACAATTGCTCCCATGATTAATGTTTCTGATGAATATAGAGGAGTTTTAAGAATGACTTATCCACTTATAACGTTTTGGGGAATGGTATTTGGAGTAGCAATATTATGTTTATTACGAGATTTTGCTTggaaatattttaaaagaaGATATAATCCTGAAAGTTATCATTATGttcaagaaattcaaaaatataatattcaAGATTATCGACCAAGAATggaacaatttcaaaaagcAATTAGAAAAGTTCGACAAGttcaaagaattaaaaaacaaagaggTTTTGCCTTTTCTCAAGTTGAAGGTCAAGATCAAGATAAAATTGTTAGATTATATGATACTACTAAAAAAAGAGGAGTTTTTGGGGAATTATCAGAAAGTAAGTAA